A window of Candidatus Bathyarchaeota archaeon contains these coding sequences:
- a CDS encoding glycosyltransferase, with translation MKSLVSVVIPAYNSEATIKACLKSIKEQTYSNIEIIVVDKYSTDMTRKIAEMYGAKVYTMGPERAAQVNLGMRKAKGRYFYRVDSDFFVEPEVVEEAVKRCEDGYDAVCVHNASDPTISFWSKVRNLERECYVGDELIVAARFFRREVFESLNGFDETLIGGEDYDFHNRILEKGYKVGRVRSKEVHLGEPSSLLDIIKKHYYYGKTIGRFTTKNPKKGWKQIQPVRVAYFRNWEKFVQQPTLTMGFLLYQVTRYCSAALGYLVSEVSK, from the coding sequence ATGAAATCCCTAGTTTCTGTGGTAATTCCGGCATATAATTCTGAAGCCACTATCAAAGCCTGTTTGAAATCGATTAAGGAGCAAACTTATTCAAACATTGAAATCATAGTCGTGGACAAATATTCTACAGATATGACAAGAAAGATCGCGGAAATGTATGGGGCTAAAGTTTATACTATGGGACCAGAAAGAGCGGCTCAAGTGAATTTGGGAATGAGAAAGGCTAAGGGCAGGTATTTTTATCGAGTCGACTCGGACTTTTTTGTTGAGCCAGAGGTTGTGGAGGAAGCTGTGAAAAGATGTGAAGATGGCTATGATGCGGTGTGTGTCCATAACGCCTCTGATCCTACAATTAGTTTCTGGTCGAAAGTTAGAAATTTGGAGAGGGAATGCTATGTGGGTGATGAGTTAATTGTTGCTGCAAGATTTTTCAGACGCGAGGTATTTGAGAGTTTAAACGGTTTCGATGAGACTTTGATTGGAGGCGAAGATTATGATTTTCACAATAGAATTCTAGAGAAGGGATATAAAGTAGGTCGGGTAAGGTCAAAGGAAGTTCATCTTGGAGAGCCGTCTTCTCTTCTAGACATAATAAAGAAACACTATTATTATGGTAAAACGATAGGGCGATTCACCACGAAAAACCCCAAAAAGGGATGGAAGCAAATACAACCTGTAAGAGTGGCATATTTTAGAAACTGGGAAAAATTTGTCCAACAACCAACTCTCACAATGGGTTTTTTATTATATCAAGTGACTAGATACTGTTCTGCGGCGCTTGGTTATCTGGTTTCAGAGGTGAGCAAATAA
- a CDS encoding glycosyltransferase, producing MAIKWNSKCEKLNLCIICDPMLDVYGPIAPALLVAKVMVEKKHDVSIISTKISDGVQNFLKTQSLRYIDLNAHTISRGGPPFLWLETWAREAFFDLNSRSFPPQDGIVINFSHTIAVPSTIWYAQGPTTDALKDMQYEFPLRYRFPYEILKSILTFADNRLTRLIASKSKFIIANSKFCASMYEERNIEVHKVIYPPLDCNAFKPTSTHSGDYVLTYFGKETDFCVLKEIGDAGVRIKAFGSKILFKPKKVFGHGNIEFLGEVSDKELVNLYSNALFTLFTFNHEPFGYIPVESMACGTPVLSFNRQGPSETVVNSVTGWLVNTHEEIIRLAVKLWRSGYSSTMRMNARRRALIFDIKDIADEWSQMVEAGRC from the coding sequence ATGGCGATTAAATGGAACAGCAAGTGTGAAAAATTGAATTTGTGTATAATCTGTGATCCCATGTTGGACGTATATGGTCCTATAGCTCCTGCGCTTCTTGTAGCAAAAGTCATGGTTGAAAAGAAACATGATGTTTCCATAATTTCCACAAAAATTTCTGACGGTGTTCAGAATTTCCTCAAGACACAATCTTTAAGGTATATAGACCTTAATGCTCACACGATTAGTAGAGGTGGACCTCCTTTTTTATGGCTTGAAACTTGGGCTCGCGAAGCTTTTTTTGATCTCAATTCCAGAAGTTTCCCTCCTCAAGATGGCATAGTGATCAATTTTTCTCATACGATAGCAGTACCTTCCACAATATGGTATGCCCAAGGTCCTACTACAGATGCACTCAAAGATATGCAGTACGAATTTCCACTACGTTACAGATTTCCGTATGAAATCTTGAAATCTATACTTACTTTCGCTGACAACAGATTGACAAGGCTCATAGCTTCGAAATCAAAATTCATAATCGCCAACTCGAAGTTTTGTGCATCAATGTATGAAGAGAGAAATATTGAAGTTCATAAAGTTATATACCCCCCTCTTGATTGCAACGCATTCAAGCCTACATCAACGCACTCTGGTGATTATGTCTTAACTTACTTTGGTAAAGAGACTGATTTTTGCGTTTTAAAGGAGATTGGAGATGCAGGTGTGAGGATTAAGGCTTTCGGATCGAAAATTCTTTTTAAGCCAAAGAAGGTTTTTGGGCATGGGAACATCGAGTTTCTTGGCGAAGTATCTGATAAGGAGCTTGTAAATCTATACTCAAATGCCCTCTTTACATTGTTTACTTTCAACCATGAACCCTTCGGATACATACCAGTGGAGAGCATGGCGTGCGGTACTCCAGTATTATCTTTCAACCGCCAAGGACCATCTGAAACAGTCGTTAATAGTGTAACTGGCTGGCTTGTCAATACTCATGAAGAAATTATACGTTTGGCTGTAAAGTTATGGAGGAGTGGCTACTCATCAACTATGAGAATGAACGCTAGAAGAAGAGCTTTAATTTTTGACATAAAAGACATAGCGGATGAATGGAGTCAAATGGTAGAAGCCGGTAGGTGTTAA
- a CDS encoding polyprenol monophosphomannose synthase, producing MLSATQEERNLLPPSARHESLANKQSLSIILPTFCEVENIESLIREIKDTNQDVLILVIDDSSPDGTAGRVKKLQKEYSNILLLERPEKLGLGTAITDGFKAVLSLENPPEHIITMDADYSHNPQAIPQLLAVAEKGYDLVIGSRYSKGGKIVGWHILRRIISRVANLVASTMVGLRIHDCTSGFRCYSKEYVKSVIGCLHSQTYEIQIETVKQAWIRGFALTEMPIVFENRKRGKSKLTRTEFQGFLSYIIKAKLAILNRASKTQT from the coding sequence ATGCTCTCTGCAACACAAGAGGAAAGGAATTTGCTTCCTCCCAGCGCAAGACATGAAAGCCTAGCAAATAAGCAATCTCTCAGCATCATACTTCCAACTTTCTGTGAAGTTGAGAACATAGAAAGTCTAATCAGGGAAATCAAGGACACAAACCAAGATGTATTAATCCTCGTAATAGATGACTCGAGTCCAGATGGGACAGCTGGCAGAGTCAAGAAGCTGCAGAAAGAATATAGCAACATTTTGCTCTTGGAAAGACCTGAAAAACTGGGGCTTGGAACAGCCATCACAGATGGGTTTAAAGCAGTTTTGTCTTTGGAGAACCCTCCAGAACACATTATTACAATGGATGCGGACTACTCTCACAACCCACAAGCCATACCGCAACTACTTGCGGTAGCAGAAAAAGGCTACGATTTAGTTATTGGAAGCCGGTATTCAAAAGGTGGCAAAATTGTTGGGTGGCACATCCTACGGCGGATAATTAGCCGTGTTGCTAATCTTGTGGCGTCCACAATGGTAGGTTTGAGGATACATGATTGCACAAGCGGCTTCAGATGTTATTCAAAAGAATATGTAAAGAGTGTAATCGGTTGTCTCCACAGCCAGACGTATGAAATACAGATAGAAACGGTGAAACAGGCGTGGATTAGAGGATTTGCTCTAACAGAAATGCCTATAGTGTTTGAGAATAGAAAAAGAGGCAAGTCGAAGCTTACCAGAACAGAATTCCAAGGATTTCTTTCCTATATCATCAAAGCTAAACTTGCCATTCTAAACAGGGCGTCAAAAACTCAAACTTGA
- a CDS encoding glycosyltransferase family 4 protein has protein sequence MLKILIFNWRCWLNPSMGGAEVFTYENAKRWVNAGHEVTLFTSQFEGCRKEEISDGIKIIRAGGKYSVYWWAKKFYKRRFAKENYDIIIDEINTKPFLTPKFVGSEEKIVALIHQLAREYWLYETPFPISYIGYHYLEEKWLKNYVETPTVTVSKSSKLDLEKLGFKQVFIVSEGLNVEPLKEICKKERHPVVAYVGRLKRAKRPDHAIKAFRLVKERFPSAELWIIGDGYFRKVLKRMSFDGVRFFPKVGNVERRRLLKKTWVLVNPSVREGFGLNVVEANAFGVPCVAYDVNGLRDSVKDGETGLLVESGSVKSLADGLINVLEDENLRLRLSRNALEYARGFSWDKSTEEFLNILRRI, from the coding sequence ATGTTGAAGATTCTAATTTTTAATTGGCGTTGCTGGCTCAATCCAAGCATGGGTGGGGCTGAAGTTTTCACTTATGAGAATGCGAAGAGATGGGTTAATGCTGGGCATGAAGTTACATTGTTTACATCTCAGTTTGAGGGTTGCAGAAAGGAAGAAATTTCCGATGGAATTAAGATTATTAGGGCAGGTGGGAAGTACTCAGTTTATTGGTGGGCTAAAAAATTTTATAAAAGGCGTTTCGCTAAAGAAAACTACGATATTATAATTGACGAAATCAACACGAAGCCCTTTTTAACACCAAAATTCGTGGGTAGTGAAGAGAAAATTGTGGCTTTGATTCATCAGTTAGCAAGAGAGTACTGGCTCTACGAGACACCATTTCCAATAAGCTACATTGGCTATCATTATCTGGAAGAAAAGTGGTTAAAAAACTATGTGGAAACTCCCACGGTCACCGTTTCCAAGAGTTCGAAACTCGATCTGGAGAAGTTGGGATTTAAGCAGGTTTTTATTGTTTCTGAGGGATTGAATGTTGAGCCTTTAAAGGAAATTTGCAAGAAAGAAAGACATCCAGTGGTTGCCTATGTGGGCAGGTTGAAGAGGGCGAAGAGGCCTGATCACGCCATTAAGGCCTTTAGGCTTGTGAAAGAACGATTTCCGAGCGCTGAGCTTTGGATTATCGGGGACGGCTATTTTAGGAAAGTGTTAAAGAGGATGAGTTTCGATGGTGTTCGATTTTTTCCCAAAGTTGGGAATGTAGAGCGGCGGCGGCTTTTAAAGAAGACTTGGGTTCTGGTTAATCCTAGTGTTCGTGAGGGCTTTGGACTGAATGTTGTAGAGGCGAATGCGTTCGGTGTTCCTTGTGTGGCATATGATGTGAATGGTTTGAGAGATTCGGTCAAGGATGGTGAAACTGGGTTGTTGGTCGAAAGTGGCAGTGTTAAGAGTTTGGCTGATGGGTTAATCAATGTTTTGGAAGATGAGAATTTAAGGTTAAGGCTAAGTAGGAATGCTTTGGAATATGCTAGAGGATTTAGCTGGGACAAAAGCACAGAAGAGTTCTTGAATATCTTGAGGAGAATTTAG
- a CDS encoding glycosyltransferase family 2 protein has protein sequence MIRKPELTVVMPAYNEGQQIEDSLEKVDCVLQKTGSKYEVIVVDDGSIDGTSKKAINYANRNGHVKIVSYERNSGKGHAVKTGFANARSDIVVFIDGDLDVEPEQITPFVKAVEHADIVISSKWHPGSRVEMSAMRRFLSHGFNLLVRILTGVKFKDTQTGLKVVKRKQLEKIFPRLIVKRFAFDVELLVLANIHGLKILELPVKARVKKMVNFWEVWRMLIDLLGIAYRLRVVRWYQRAM, from the coding sequence ATGATTAGAAAGCCTGAGCTCACGGTAGTTATGCCCGCTTACAACGAGGGGCAACAAATAGAGGATAGTCTAGAAAAGGTTGATTGTGTTCTTCAAAAAACTGGCTCTAAATATGAAGTTATTGTAGTGGACGATGGGAGTATAGATGGCACATCAAAAAAGGCTATAAATTACGCCAATAGAAACGGCCACGTCAAAATAGTCAGTTATGAGAGGAACTCTGGAAAGGGGCACGCAGTCAAAACAGGCTTTGCAAATGCCCGAAGCGACATCGTTGTTTTTATAGATGGCGATCTGGATGTTGAACCGGAACAGATTACCCCTTTTGTAAAGGCTGTAGAGCATGCAGACATAGTCATAAGCTCGAAATGGCACCCTGGATCTAGGGTAGAAATGTCTGCGATGCGGAGGTTTCTTAGCCATGGGTTCAATCTGCTTGTTCGAATACTTACAGGGGTGAAATTTAAAGATACACAGACAGGATTAAAAGTAGTTAAGAGAAAGCAATTGGAGAAAATCTTTCCTAGACTTATTGTAAAGCGGTTTGCCTTCGACGTTGAACTATTGGTTTTAGCAAACATTCACGGGTTAAAGATTTTGGAGTTGCCAGTTAAAGCACGTGTTAAGAAAATGGTTAACTTTTGGGAAGTGTGGCGGATGCTGATTGATCTACTTGGAATAGCGTATAGGCTAAGAGTTGTCAGATGGTATCAACGTGCCATGTAG
- a CDS encoding nucleotidyltransferase family protein produces the protein MIVAFIGNDGSGKTTLAKRFKEFLEKKGLTVVYQKEFEYLFLKYLSKISKAQRLRKVMRENYERKRVPVYLKLWTILVWFDSLIRLFHIKILKRTEINLMDRFVYDFLMSWEYLGCSNEVIRLMYLCFPKPDIVILTDVSPEIAYNRKKATHNYSLRFYKVQRERYLQLAKMLNIRIVNTRREIEKCLEEIFLEFRRKIVSSLSEEDRIILLLSYPDLDYQGSQKLVGKIAWKKLRWDYIIDMVTRNNVEMIFLENLLDSYSEELPENIRNRLISILRICKIRKEKMLNVLQKISEKFSEEEIEFVVFKTFQPYTSVPSDIDILVRRKDFERCAVLLRSFCDERRTHIFHKAVTFVINGVDVDLHYEISWSGVKLFNEDEIWKSLRTVAIKNTPIQVPSCKYDMLIVSSHSIFQHHYTTLGDFLSISLSLRELSSHEIAEMLKENYLSVLIVYCSLKASIIYNSKFLSSSGQLRLNPEGLAKIVFFHPHKLIPKKNAFQLIDCLLGVYRKIKFKATHELPYNVNWLRSHVVSENVK, from the coding sequence ATGATCGTGGCATTTATAGGTAACGATGGAAGCGGGAAGACCACGCTAGCAAAACGTTTCAAAGAATTCCTGGAAAAAAAGGGATTAACCGTGGTGTACCAAAAAGAATTTGAATATTTGTTTCTGAAATACTTGTCAAAAATCTCCAAGGCGCAAAGATTAAGGAAAGTGATGCGAGAAAACTATGAACGAAAGAGAGTTCCAGTCTACTTAAAGCTCTGGACTATTCTTGTGTGGTTTGATTCTTTAATACGCCTCTTCCACATAAAGATTCTCAAAAGAACCGAAATTAACTTGATGGACAGATTCGTGTATGATTTTTTAATGAGTTGGGAATATCTAGGTTGCAGCAATGAAGTTATTAGGCTTATGTATCTATGCTTTCCAAAACCTGACATTGTGATTCTTACCGACGTTTCCCCCGAAATCGCATACAATAGAAAGAAGGCAACCCACAATTACTCGTTGCGCTTTTACAAAGTTCAAAGGGAACGCTACTTGCAACTGGCTAAGATGCTTAACATAAGAATTGTTAACACTCGGAGAGAAATTGAAAAGTGTCTCGAGGAAATCTTCCTAGAGTTCAGGAGGAAGATCGTTAGTTCACTGTCGGAAGAAGACAGAATCATTCTGTTACTCTCCTATCCAGACCTTGACTACCAGGGTAGCCAGAAACTCGTGGGCAAGATAGCTTGGAAAAAGCTGCGGTGGGATTATATAATCGATATGGTAACAAGGAACAATGTAGAAATGATCTTTTTAGAAAATTTGCTTGACAGTTATTCTGAAGAATTGCCTGAGAATATTAGAAATAGGCTTATCAGTATATTGAGAATATGCAAAATTCGGAAAGAAAAAATGCTTAACGTTTTGCAGAAAATATCCGAGAAATTCAGTGAAGAAGAAATCGAATTTGTTGTCTTTAAGACCTTCCAACCTTACACCAGCGTTCCAAGCGACATTGATATCTTGGTGAGAAGAAAAGATTTCGAGAGATGTGCAGTCTTACTGAGGAGTTTTTGCGATGAGAGGCGAACCCATATTTTCCATAAGGCCGTGACTTTTGTTATTAACGGTGTGGATGTTGATTTGCATTATGAAATTTCGTGGTCGGGTGTGAAGCTCTTCAACGAAGACGAGATATGGAAAAGCTTACGTACAGTAGCCATAAAAAACACACCAATTCAAGTGCCTTCCTGCAAATACGATATGCTAATAGTTTCTTCACACTCAATTTTTCAGCATCATTATACGACATTAGGGGACTTCCTCTCGATCTCTTTATCACTAAGGGAGCTGAGCTCTCATGAAATAGCAGAAATGTTGAAAGAGAACTATCTGTCGGTCTTAATAGTTTATTGTTCTTTGAAGGCATCCATCATATACAACAGTAAATTTTTGAGTTCTTCGGGTCAACTTAGATTGAATCCAGAAGGCCTTGCAAAAATCGTTTTTTTCCACCCACACAAGCTTATTCCGAAGAAAAACGCTTTTCAACTCATAGACTGCTTACTGGGAGTATATCGAAAAATAAAGTTCAAAGCAACCCATGAGTTGCCATATAATGTAAATTGGTTGCGAAGCCATGTCGTTTCAGAAAACGTTAAGTAG
- the nifS gene encoding cysteine desulfurase NifS codes for MRKVYMDNTAGMPVDPRVIDAMNPYFERLYANPSSLHSFAQETRKGLESAREKVANLIGAEKSGIVFTSCATESNNLAIMGVAARNKERGKHIITTSIEHMSVINVCKHLMKQGFKVSFLPVDKYGIVDLEALKKELTDETILVSVMYANGEIGTIEPIEEVSKIVHNKNAYLHVDATAAIGQVAIDVQKDDVDLLTLSSNDMYGPKGIGALYIKKGTRLEPFIYGGGQERGLRSGTENSPSIVGMGKAAELAKREMEVESQRLIKLRDKFIKGLLENIPYSFLNGHPSKRLPNNIAVRFSFIEGESMLLNLDMAGVAASSGSACTAKTLEPSHVLRAIGLKHEEAHGSLLFSLGKQNTEEDVDYVVELLPDIVKKLRAMSPLTPKELRKSV; via the coding sequence ATGAGAAAAGTTTACATGGACAACACTGCAGGCATGCCTGTTGACCCTCGTGTCATTGATGCCATGAACCCATACTTTGAAAGGTTATACGCAAACCCATCTTCACTGCACTCCTTTGCCCAAGAAACGAGGAAAGGGCTTGAGAGCGCTCGGGAAAAAGTTGCCAATCTGATTGGCGCAGAAAAAAGTGGAATTGTGTTTACATCATGCGCCACTGAGAGCAACAATTTGGCAATCATGGGAGTAGCGGCGAGAAACAAAGAGCGTGGAAAGCACATTATAACTACCAGCATAGAACACATGTCAGTGATAAACGTCTGCAAACATCTGATGAAACAAGGGTTCAAAGTGTCCTTTCTGCCAGTTGATAAATATGGTATAGTTGACCTCGAAGCCTTAAAGAAGGAACTGACTGATGAAACAATTCTTGTTTCGGTCATGTATGCGAACGGAGAAATTGGAACAATCGAACCCATTGAGGAGGTAAGCAAAATCGTGCACAACAAAAATGCCTATTTACACGTGGATGCTACCGCTGCGATAGGACAGGTTGCAATAGACGTGCAAAAAGATGACGTTGACTTGTTGACTTTGTCTTCAAACGACATGTATGGACCGAAAGGAATTGGCGCACTTTACATAAAGAAAGGCACACGGTTGGAGCCATTTATCTATGGAGGAGGGCAAGAACGCGGATTAAGATCTGGCACAGAAAACTCTCCAAGCATTGTGGGTATGGGAAAAGCCGCGGAGCTAGCGAAGAGGGAAATGGAAGTAGAAAGCCAAAGGCTGATTAAGCTACGAGACAAGTTTATCAAAGGACTCTTAGAAAACATTCCGTACTCTTTTCTAAATGGCCATCCGTCGAAACGGTTGCCCAACAACATAGCCGTGAGATTCAGCTTCATTGAAGGCGAATCGATGCTCCTCAACTTGGACATGGCTGGTGTGGCAGCATCTTCTGGGTCAGCGTGTACCGCTAAGACACTGGAGCCGTCTCACGTGCTGCGAGCTATCGGGCTAAAACATGAGGAAGCTCATGGCTCATTGCTGTTTTCGTTGGGCAAGCAAAACACTGAAGAAGACGTAGATTACGTGGTGGAGTTGCTACCCGATATAGTTAAAAAGCTGCGTGCTATGTCACCATTAACGCCGAAAGAGTTGAGAAAAAGTGTATAG
- a CDS encoding DUF2079 domain-containing protein, translating to MIFFYTVAISVVTILRHNSLFSHAWDLGIFNQVFWSTVHGRFFYYTVEPWFGQCFFAVHFSPILIFIVPIYAIWPHPETLLVLQSFIIALGVVPLYLLAKVKLGERLAFILSLSYLTNPLILGANLFDFHFEAFMPITLLATVYFLRKRNLKFYSLSMLLSLMVHEYMAFLMVLIILFETIMEIKAKEKLRKIAPYVILTVVSSILWLFLASTVHSYLRQPETQSMTVLAPLLEDVSRPLQLFNYLGYNTLIKLLYLTLLLAPLLFTPLFSPYISLSVPWLLFIFMLNYSPYYEIGYQYSLVIVPFVYLSSIEGIKRLLRLKPSRIHVFSRLLLFLALASLVIGVARIQPIVLNTEKTNAAHEIMLLIPENASVLATNNLFPFISNRFDAWVLPFSYDEPYPMHYTGISDVWKEYALIILSENDPDFVLLDLRTEGAQNMKLIASELLARSSYGTYAYAEDILLLRRDYRNEPLIFVPLKSSFNYETLALYDGSIIAETASKYGKVLVHTTEDLSNVTFWGGPDYAVPPGRYEVIFRLRLTGASQDVSVVTLAVTADGGATLLNSTVLDVGDFEGSGTWEEFTLSFQTELPLSVEFKGAQVNNAANLYLDYIRVVQLGPKIS from the coding sequence ATGATCTTCTTTTATACTGTTGCGATAAGTGTTGTAACCATTTTGAGGCACAATTCTTTATTCTCACACGCTTGGGATCTTGGTATATTCAATCAAGTATTCTGGTCTACAGTTCATGGGCGCTTTTTTTACTATACTGTGGAGCCTTGGTTTGGTCAATGTTTTTTTGCAGTCCACTTCTCACCGATCCTCATTTTTATTGTACCTATTTATGCAATTTGGCCTCATCCTGAAACACTTCTGGTGCTGCAGAGTTTCATAATAGCCCTAGGCGTCGTACCTCTATACCTTTTGGCGAAAGTCAAACTCGGTGAGCGATTAGCATTCATACTTTCGTTGTCTTATTTGACAAATCCCTTGATCTTGGGGGCTAACCTATTTGATTTCCACTTTGAGGCTTTCATGCCTATCACTCTTCTAGCGACTGTGTACTTTTTAAGAAAGAGAAACCTGAAATTCTATAGTCTTTCGATGCTTCTTTCACTTATGGTGCATGAGTATATGGCCTTCTTAATGGTTCTAATAATATTGTTTGAAACAATTATGGAAATTAAAGCGAAAGAAAAGTTGAGAAAGATCGCTCCGTATGTGATTCTCACAGTTGTTTCATCTATTTTGTGGTTATTCTTGGCCTCTACTGTGCATTCTTATCTTAGGCAACCGGAGACTCAATCGATGACTGTCTTGGCGCCGTTGTTAGAGGATGTCAGTCGCCCACTTCAGTTGTTCAACTACTTGGGGTACAATACACTCATAAAGCTCTTATATTTGACGCTGTTGCTGGCACCCTTATTATTCACTCCTCTTTTTTCTCCGTACATCTCGTTGAGTGTGCCTTGGCTTCTTTTTATATTCATGTTGAATTATAGTCCGTACTATGAGATTGGTTATCAATACTCATTGGTCATAGTCCCTTTTGTATATCTTTCCTCAATAGAAGGCATAAAGAGACTATTACGCTTGAAGCCCTCCAGGATCCATGTCTTTTCCAGACTGCTGCTTTTTCTTGCCTTGGCTTCGCTTGTGATTGGTGTAGCGCGGATCCAGCCTATAGTGCTCAATACGGAGAAAACCAATGCTGCTCATGAAATTATGCTATTGATACCGGAAAACGCGTCAGTTTTAGCTACAAATAACCTTTTCCCTTTTATATCAAACAGATTTGATGCTTGGGTTCTACCATTCAGTTATGACGAACCCTATCCCATGCATTATACTGGTATTTCCGACGTGTGGAAAGAGTATGCACTTATCATTTTGAGCGAAAATGATCCAGATTTTGTGCTTCTGGATTTAAGAACTGAAGGTGCCCAGAACATGAAGTTAATAGCCTCTGAGTTGCTAGCGAGAAGCAGTTATGGAACCTATGCGTATGCTGAAGATATCTTGTTGCTTAGAAGAGACTATAGGAATGAACCATTAATCTTCGTTCCATTGAAATCTAGTTTTAATTATGAGACATTGGCTCTTTATGATGGTTCAATAATTGCGGAAACAGCGTCGAAGTATGGCAAAGTCTTGGTTCACACTACTGAAGATCTTAGCAACGTTACTTTTTGGGGTGGACCAGATTACGCAGTTCCTCCTGGGCGATATGAAGTGATTTTTAGATTAAGGTTGACTGGGGCTTCTCAAGATGTTAGCGTGGTGACTCTTGCCGTAACTGCGGATGGAGGGGCAACTCTCCTTAACTCAACAGTTTTAGATGTCGGCGACTTTGAAGGCTCAGGGACTTGGGAAGAGTTTACTCTAAGCTTTCAAACGGAATTGCCCTTAAGTGTTGAGTTCAAAGGGGCGCAAGTTAATAATGCTGCTAATCTGTATTTAGATTACATAAGGGTTGTTCAATTGGGCCCCAAGATTAGTTAA
- a CDS encoding sulfurtransferase TusA family protein, producing MGKALTKDMKVDRALDCLGLFCPEPVYRTRIELDKMEVGETLGIWADDPAAEGDIESLTRRLGHEILERRKEGNKLYFLIKKGR from the coding sequence TTGGGAAAAGCCTTGACGAAGGATATGAAAGTTGACAGAGCATTAGATTGTCTAGGACTCTTCTGTCCAGAGCCAGTTTATAGAACGCGAATAGAATTAGATAAGATGGAAGTGGGCGAAACTTTAGGAATTTGGGCAGACGACCCGGCAGCAGAGGGAGACATAGAAAGCTTAACCAGACGCCTAGGCCATGAAATCTTGGAAAGAAGGAAAGAAGGAAACAAGCTTTACTTCTTGATTAAAAAGGGGAGATAA
- a CDS encoding DNA primase small subunit PriS yields MQHFARNKFFEYYQKHFSNIQPPTSLEKREFGFLLFEGKTMLRHKSFRSIDNLKHSLSTIVPSNAYYSSAYYERPEAEMDEKGWLGADLVFDIDADHIPTPCGKVHDTWVCSHCGFAGKGPSPEKCPACDEAKFNTNTWMCDECLESAKRETIKLLEMLMKDLGFAEDEIKVYFSGNRGYHVHVENENIRLLDSMARKEIVDYVIGLGFKVELHRLIDKYKNRIVVGPNLKGWRGRIAKGIDVFLAEQSRSKIETISLSKRRIDFLIKNKEKLRESLKRRGWITVKGVGPQNWKKIIQWIVIQQSARIDTVVTTDIHRLIRLTGSLHGKTGFMKVEAPLGSFDKFDPLKEAVAFKEGQVVVDVVEAPRFRIGDTLHGPFKNDSRVELPTAAALFLLCKGVAKVVK; encoded by the coding sequence TTGCAACATTTCGCTCGAAACAAATTCTTTGAATATTACCAAAAGCACTTTTCAAACATTCAACCCCCCACATCTTTGGAAAAACGTGAGTTCGGCTTCCTTTTGTTCGAGGGAAAAACTATGCTTAGGCACAAGAGCTTTAGAAGCATAGACAACCTCAAACATTCCTTGAGTACAATCGTTCCTTCAAATGCTTACTACTCTAGCGCTTATTATGAACGACCTGAGGCTGAGATGGACGAAAAAGGCTGGCTGGGGGCAGATTTAGTGTTTGACATCGACGCGGACCACATTCCTACGCCATGCGGCAAAGTTCACGACACATGGGTCTGTAGCCATTGTGGTTTTGCTGGTAAGGGGCCTTCTCCTGAAAAATGTCCCGCTTGCGACGAAGCAAAATTTAACACCAACACTTGGATGTGCGACGAGTGTTTAGAATCCGCCAAAAGAGAGACAATCAAGCTCTTGGAAATGTTGATGAAAGACTTGGGCTTTGCAGAGGACGAAATAAAGGTTTATTTTAGCGGAAATCGCGGCTATCACGTGCATGTAGAAAACGAAAATATTCGTTTGCTTGATTCTATGGCGCGCAAAGAAATAGTGGATTATGTTATCGGGTTAGGCTTCAAAGTAGAATTGCACAGGTTGATAGATAAGTATAAAAATAGAATTGTTGTTGGACCTAACTTGAAAGGTTGGAGAGGTCGCATCGCCAAGGGAATCGACGTGTTTCTAGCAGAACAATCGCGCAGTAAAATAGAGACTATAAGCTTAAGCAAACGGCGCATTGACTTCTTAATCAAAAATAAGGAAAAACTTCGAGAAAGCTTGAAGCGTAGAGGATGGATCACTGTAAAAGGTGTAGGGCCCCAAAACTGGAAAAAAATTATCCAATGGATTGTGATCCAGCAATCAGCCAGAATTGACACGGTGGTCACAACTGATATTCATCGGTTGATTCGGCTGACTGGAAGTCTACATGGGAAGACAGGGTTTATGAAAGTTGAAGCACCTCTCGGTAGCTTTGACAAGTTTGATCCCTTGAAAGAGGCAGTAGCCTTTAAAGAAGGACAGGTGGTTGTTGATGTTGTTGAAGCACCCAGGTTTCGGATAGGAGATACACTTCATGGACCGTTCAAGAACGATTCGCGTGTGGAGTTGCCCACCGCAGCAGCCTTGTTTCTACTCTGCAAAGGTGTAGCAAAAGTGGTGAAATAG